One Bacteroidota bacterium genomic region harbors:
- a CDS encoding helix-turn-helix domain-containing protein, giving the protein MKNVHIIVPETAVLEAIADPHYMFSAANEFFKAAGKAPLFNVHLVGLKKEVKLLNNLVSVHPDLQLKDAKHPDIIFIPALSGDLKTAVELNKEFVPWIVDHYHKGAEVASLCVGAFLLASTGLLDGKKCSTHWLSANEFRELYPQVELVDGSIISDENRIYSSGGANSYWNLLLYLLEKYTDRETAILASKFFAIDIDRDSQSKFMMFHGQRNHKDEEIKKIQDYIENNYKEKITIDLLAEKVSLGKRSFERRFKKATNNTVVEYIQRVKIEAAKRSMETSRKNISEVMYDVGYTDTKAFRDVFKKITGLTPIEYRNKYNKQDVMKK; this is encoded by the coding sequence ATGAAAAATGTCCATATCATCGTTCCGGAAACGGCTGTTTTAGAGGCAATTGCAGATCCTCATTACATGTTTAGTGCTGCCAATGAGTTCTTCAAAGCGGCCGGAAAGGCTCCTCTTTTTAATGTTCATCTGGTTGGATTAAAAAAAGAGGTAAAACTCCTGAATAATCTTGTTTCTGTACATCCCGATTTGCAGCTGAAAGACGCGAAACATCCGGATATCATCTTCATTCCTGCGCTAAGTGGAGATTTGAAAACAGCTGTTGAACTGAATAAAGAGTTCGTTCCATGGATCGTTGATCATTATCACAAAGGCGCTGAAGTTGCTTCGCTTTGTGTCGGAGCATTTTTACTGGCTTCAACAGGTTTGCTCGATGGTAAAAAATGTTCCACTCACTGGCTTTCCGCGAATGAGTTTCGTGAACTCTATCCTCAAGTTGAACTGGTGGATGGCAGTATTATATCCGATGAGAACAGAATTTATTCCAGTGGTGGCGCGAATTCGTACTGGAATCTTTTGTTGTATCTGCTCGAAAAGTATACCGATCGTGAAACAGCGATTCTCGCGTCAAAATTTTTCGCCATTGATATTGACAGGGACAGTCAGTCGAAATTCATGATGTTCCATGGACAAAGAAACCACAAGGATGAAGAGATAAAAAAGATTCAGGATTACATCGAAAATAATTACAAGGAAAAAATTACCATTGATCTGCTAGCGGAAAAAGTATCGTTAGGAAAAAGAAGCTTTGAGCGTCGTTTCAAAAAAGCGACGAACAATACTGTTGTCGAATACATCCAGCGTGTAAAAATCGAAGCAGCCAAAAGAAGCATGGAAACCAGTCGGAAAAATATCAGCGAAGTAATGTACGATGTCGGCTATACCGACACCAAAGCCTTCCGCGACGTCTTCAAAAAAATCACCGGACTAACACCGATCGAATACAGGAATAAATACAATAAGCAGGATGTGATGAAAAAATAA
- a CDS encoding SRPBCC family protein, with protein METNKTTAITIEALIEAPVEKVWKYWTEPAHIVKWNNASDDWHTPHAENDLRVGGKFLSRMEAKDGSFGFDFGGVYTEVKQHEKIDYVLGDNRTVKITFISNGNQTKVLETFDAENENSLEMQRTGWQMILNNFKKHVESN; from the coding sequence ATGGAAACTAACAAAACAACAGCAATTACAATCGAAGCACTTATTGAGGCACCTGTGGAAAAAGTCTGGAAATACTGGACCGAACCGGCACACATTGTCAAATGGAATAACGCGTCCGACGACTGGCACACACCACATGCGGAAAACGATCTGCGTGTTGGCGGAAAATTTCTTTCACGTATGGAAGCGAAGGACGGCAGTTTCGGTTTTGATTTTGGCGGCGTTTACACGGAAGTGAAGCAGCACGAAAAAATTGATTATGTACTGGGAGATAACCGGACTGTGAAAATCACTTTTATTTCAAACGGCAACCAGACTAAAGTGTTGGAAACATTTGACGCGGAAAATGAAAACTCCCTGGAAATGCAGAGGACGGGATGGCAAATGATTCTGAACAATTTTAAAAAGCATGTTGAATCAAATTAA